A single Saccopteryx bilineata isolate mSacBil1 chromosome 11, mSacBil1_pri_phased_curated, whole genome shotgun sequence DNA region contains:
- the TUBB6 gene encoding tubulin beta-6 chain — MREIVHIQAGQCGNQIGTKFWEVISDEHGIDPAGGYVGDSALQLERINVYYNESSSQKYVPRAALVDLEPGTMDSVRSGPFGQLFRPDNFIFGQTGAGNNWAKGHYTEGAELVDSVLDVVRKECEHCDCLQGFQLTHSLGGGTGSGMGTLLISKIREEYPDRIMNTFSVMPSPKVSDTVVEPYNATLSVHQLVENTDETYCIDNEALYDICFRTLKLTTPTYGDLNHLVSATMSGVTTSLRFPGQLNADLRKLAVNMVPFPRLHFFMPGFAPLTARGSQQYRALTVPELTQQMFDAKNMMAACDPRHGRYLTVATVFRGPMSMKEVDEQMLAIQNKNSSYFVEWIPNNVKVAVCDIPPRGLKMASTFIGNSTAIQELFKRISEQFSAMFRRKAFLHWFTGEGMDEMEFTEAESNMNDLVSEYQQY; from the exons ATGAGGGAGATCGTGCACATCCAGGCGGGCCAGTGCGGGAACCAGATAGGCACCAAG TTTTGGGAAGTGATCAGCGATGAACACGGTATCGACCCGGCGGGAGGCTACGTGGGTGACTCGGCCTTGCAGCTGGAGAGAATCAACGTCTACTACAATGAGTCATCGT CTCAGAAATACGTGCCCAGGGCTGCCCTCGTGGACTTGGAACCTGGCACCATGGACAGTGTGCGGTCCGGGCCTTTTGGGCAGCTCTTCCGGCCTGACAACTTCATCTTTG GACAAACTGGCGCAGGGAACAACTGGGCCAAGGGGCACTACACAGAAGGAGCGGAGCTGGTGGACTCGGTGCTCGACGTGGTGAGGAAAGAGTGCGAGCACTGTGACTGCCTGCAGGGCTTCCAGCTGACCCACTCCCTTGGAGGAGGCACGGGGTCGGGCATGGGCACGCTGCTCATCAGCAAAATCAGAGAGGAGTACCCGGACAGGATCATGAACACCTTCAGCGTCATGCCCTCCCCCAAGGTCTCTGACACAGTGGTGGAGCCCTATAATGCCACCTTGTCAGTCCACCAGCTGGTGGAGAACACGGATGAGACGTATTGTATCGACAACGAGGCCCTTTACGACATCTGCTTCCGCACCCTGAAGCTGACCACGCCCACCTACGGTGACCTCAACCACCTGGTATCAGCCACCATGAGTGGGGTCACCACTTCCCTACGCTTCCCAGGCCAGCTCAATGCTGACCTCCGGAAGCTTGCAGTGAACATGGTCCCTTTCCCCCGCCTCCACTTCTTCATGCCCGGCTTTGCCCCCCTGACAGCCAGAGGCAGTCAGCAGTACCGGGCGCTGACAGTGCCTGAACTGACTCAGCAAATGTTTGATGCTAAGAATATGATGGCGGCCTGTGACCCAAGACATGGGCGATACCTGACCGTGGCCACTGTCTTCCGGGGCCCCATGTCCATGAAGGAGGTGGACGAGCAGATGCTGGCCATCCAGAATAAGAACAGCAGCTACTTCGTGGAGTGGATCCCCAACAACGTCAAGGTAGCTGTGTGCGACATCCCTCCCCGGGGCCTCAAGATGGCATCCACCTTCATTGGCAACAGCACAGCCATCCAGGAGCTGTTCAAGCGCATCTCGGAACAGTTTTCTGCCATGTTCCGCCGAAAGGCCTTCCTGCACTGGTTTACAGGAGAAGGCATGGACGAGATGGAGTTCACCGAGGCTGAGAGCAACATGAATGACTTGGTGTCTGAGTACCAGCAATATTAA